Proteins encoded by one window of Channa argus isolate prfri chromosome 1, Channa argus male v1.0, whole genome shotgun sequence:
- the LOC137128534 gene encoding SNF-related serine/threonine-protein kinase-like isoform X1, producing the protein MAGLKRHHDGKIAGLYDLDKTLGRGHFAVVKLARHVFTGEKVAVKVIDKTKLDPVARGHLFQEVRCMKMVQHPNVVRLYEVIDTATKLYLILELGDGGDMYDCIMKHDGGLSEEVAKCYFAQIVHAISYCHRLHVVHRDLKPENVVFFEKQGIVKLTDFGFSNRFQPGKKLNTSCGSLAYSAPEILLGDEYDAPAVDIWSLGVILFMLVCGQPPFQEANDSETLTMIMDCKYTVPPHISNACRDLIRHMLQRDPKKRATLEEIQAHEWLQGVDPSPATKLSTPLVSHRSLSEEEHGSIIQRMVLGGIADRESITEALESNQYNHITATYFLLAERMLRERQEKEQHSQTRSPSPSKAQFRQSWPTRVDVHQDVSNGLGGPAISHPGGPQSPARSAESLHKGPRPKTALLDVSQRQESHTPSSNNQQQPARQNQERGLRPLAKPHSNPLRLSSLASVGPSKPRSPSLFSVEEDEEEDGVEDKCLPPSTLPAQVVLRCKASSSSSVASGNRLTSRMSAPVLNQIHEEDKEDEEDDERRELHGLGPPKPSLSLNLNSRIPSPTTLISSPKTVTAPVAVFTPSSETSDDDTESLHRPDADGQANEREGQKEDGEKRGEGQGSPSNCASPGSGSGQGKGTAKAASGLVESLKLMSLCLSSQFHNLTGGGGGGGGGSGGGVGLDNQDHPMWRMCMGGSTGSLDKVSLLGGPSPRGNLYHQPPLADPLADPLLDGPCSGTLRLGELDLARENHRNMKNRVLQMPLSEKTLSVNIHRSPKEGLLCTPTPHSCCQVI; encoded by the exons ATGGCAGGGCTCAAACGCCATCATGATGGGAAGATTGCTGGCCTGTACGACCTGGACAAGACGCTGGGCCGTGGGCACTTTGCGGTGGTCAAACTGGCTCGACATGTATTCACTGGGGAGAAG GTTGCAGTAAAGGTGATAGATAAAACCAAGCTGGATCCTGTGGCCCGGGGTCACCTTTTTCAGGAGGTGCGATGCATGAAGATGGTGCAGCACCCCAACGTTGTGCGTCTCTATGAGGTCATCGATACCGCCACAAAGCTCTACCTCATCTTAGAGCTAGGAGATGGAGGAGACATGTACGACTGCATCATGAAGCACGATGGAGGTCTCAGTGAAGAA GTGGCAAAGTGTTACTTCGCTCAAATTGTCCATGCCATTTCCTACTGTCACCGGCTGCACGTGGTGCACAGGGACCTGAAGCCCGAAAACGTGGTGTTCTTCGAGAAGCAGGGGATCGTTAAGCTCACAGACTTTGGCTTCAGCAATCGGTTTCAGCCCGGGAAAAAACTCAACACCTCCTGCGGCTCCCTGGCCTACTCTGCTCCTGAAATACTGCTAGGGGACGAGTACGACGCTCCAGCTGTCG atATCTGGAGTCTGGGGGTGATCCTATTCATGCTGGTGTGCGGTCAGCCCCCCTTCCAGGAAGCTAACGACAGCGAGACGCTCACTATGATCATGGACTGTAAATACACTGTGCCTCCACATATCTCCAATGCATGCAGAGA TCTTATTAGACATATGCTGCAGAGGGACCCCAAGAAACGAGCAACGCTTGAGGAGATCCAAGCCCACGAATGGCTTCAAGGTGTGGACCCCTCCCCGGCCACCAAGCTGTCCACTCCTCTGGTGTCCCATCGCAGCTTGTCGGAGGAGGAGCATGGCTCCATCATCCAGCGCATGGTGCTGGGCGGCATCGCAGACAGAGAAAGCATAACTGA GGCTCTGGAGTCAAATCAGTACAACCACATCACGGCTACCTACTTCCTGTTGGCCGAGAGGATGCTGAGGGAGAGGCAGGAGAAGGAGCAACACAGCCAGACACGATCACCCAGCCCGAGCAAGGCCCAGTTCAG GCAGTCCTGGCCCACCAGAGTGGATGTTCACCAGGACGTTAGCAATGGCTTGGGAGGTCCTGCTATCTCCCACCCTGGGGGGCCACAGTCCCCTGCCCGAAGCGCAGAGAGCCTCCACAAAGGCCCCAGGCCTAAAACAGCTCTACTGGATGTCAGCCAGCGGCAGGAGAGCCACACTCCATCTTCCAACAACCAGCAGCAGCCAGCACGACAGAACCAGGAGAGGGGGCTCAGGCCTTTGGCAAAGCCCCACTCCAACCCCCTCAGGCTGAGCTCTCTGGCTTCTGTGGGCCCCTCTAAACCCCGGAGTCCAAGTCTTTTCAGCGtggaagaggatgaggaagaagacGGAGTGGAAGACAAGTGCTTGCCCCCCTCCACACTGCCTGCTCAGGTGGTGCTTCGCTGCAAAGCGTCTTCCTCATCATCTGTGGCTTCTGGTAATCGTCTGACATCACGCATGAGCGCACCAGTTCTGAACCAGATCCACGAGGAAGAcaaggaggatgaggaagacgATGAAAGACGAGAGTTGCATGGACTCGGCCCGCCCAAACCCAGTCTTAGTCTCAATCTAAACTCTAGAATACCATCCCCGACAACACTCATCTCATCACCTAAAACTGTAACGGCACCTGTGGCTGTTTTTACTCCCAGCTCAGAGACTAGTGATGATGATACAGAAAGTCTCCACAGACCAGATGCTGATGGACAGGCAAATGAGAGAGAAGGGCAGaaagaggatggagagaaaagGGGGGAAGGGCAGGGCAGTCCCTCTAACTGCGCCAGTCCTGGATCAGGCTCAGGCCAAGGTAAGGGAACAGCCAAAGCTGCCAGTGGCctggtggagagcctaaagctGATGAGCCTGTGTCTGAGCTCTCAGTTCCACAACCTGACgggtggaggtgggggaggtGGTGGTGGCAGCGGCGGAGGTGTTGGGCTGGACAATCAAGACCATCCCATGTGGAGGATGTGCATGGGTGGCTCCACTGGTAGCCTGGATAAAGTCTCACTCTTAGGTGGGCCTTCACCTAGGGGCAACCTTTACCACCAGCCCCCGCTGGCTGACCCACTGGCTGACCCACTGCTGGATGGCCCCTGCTCGGGCACACTGAGGCTGGGAGAGCTGGACCTGGCCAGAGAAAACCACAGGAACATGAAGAACCGCGTGTTGCAGATGCCACTGAGTGAAAAGACTCTGTCTGTCAACATCCATCGGAGCCCCAAGGAAGGTCTGCTCTGCACCCCAACCCCACACAGCTGCTGCCAGGTCATTTAA
- the rpl14 gene encoding 60S ribosomal protein L14 has translation MVFKRFVEIGRVAYISFGPHAGKLVAIVDVIDQNRALVDGPCTGVKRQAMPFKCMQLTDYVIKVPHSARQKIVREAWEKAQVNEKWSESSWAKKIEARQKRAKMSDFDRYKVVKAKRMRNKIIKHEVKKLQKTAAKK, from the exons ATG GTGTTCAAACGCTTCGTTGAGATCGGCCGTGTCGCCTACATCTCTTTTGGACCCCATGCTGGCAAGCTGGTGGCTATTGTAGATGTCATCGACCAAAACAGG GCTCTTGTTGATGGCCCCTGTACGGGGGTGAAGAGGCAAGCCATGCCCTTCAAGTGCATGCAGCTCACAGACTATGTTATCAAAGTACCTCACAG TGCTCGTCAGAAGATTGTGAGGGAAGCATGGGAGAAGGCCCAGGTCAATGAGAAATGGTCAGAAAGCAGCTGGGCCAAGAAGATTGAGGCAAGACAGAAG AGGGCCAAAATGTCTGACTTTGACCGCTACAAAGTTGTGAAGGCCAAAAGAATG aggAACAAGATCATCAAGCATGAGGTGAAGAAGCTCCAGAAGACTGCTGCAAAGAAGTGA
- the LOC137128534 gene encoding SNF-related serine/threonine-protein kinase-like isoform X2: MVAVKVIDKTKLDPVARGHLFQEVRCMKMVQHPNVVRLYEVIDTATKLYLILELGDGGDMYDCIMKHDGGLSEEVAKCYFAQIVHAISYCHRLHVVHRDLKPENVVFFEKQGIVKLTDFGFSNRFQPGKKLNTSCGSLAYSAPEILLGDEYDAPAVDIWSLGVILFMLVCGQPPFQEANDSETLTMIMDCKYTVPPHISNACRDLIRHMLQRDPKKRATLEEIQAHEWLQGVDPSPATKLSTPLVSHRSLSEEEHGSIIQRMVLGGIADRESITEALESNQYNHITATYFLLAERMLRERQEKEQHSQTRSPSPSKAQFRQSWPTRVDVHQDVSNGLGGPAISHPGGPQSPARSAESLHKGPRPKTALLDVSQRQESHTPSSNNQQQPARQNQERGLRPLAKPHSNPLRLSSLASVGPSKPRSPSLFSVEEDEEEDGVEDKCLPPSTLPAQVVLRCKASSSSSVASGNRLTSRMSAPVLNQIHEEDKEDEEDDERRELHGLGPPKPSLSLNLNSRIPSPTTLISSPKTVTAPVAVFTPSSETSDDDTESLHRPDADGQANEREGQKEDGEKRGEGQGSPSNCASPGSGSGQGKGTAKAASGLVESLKLMSLCLSSQFHNLTGGGGGGGGGSGGGVGLDNQDHPMWRMCMGGSTGSLDKVSLLGGPSPRGNLYHQPPLADPLADPLLDGPCSGTLRLGELDLARENHRNMKNRVLQMPLSEKTLSVNIHRSPKEGLLCTPTPHSCCQVI; encoded by the exons ATG GTTGCAGTAAAGGTGATAGATAAAACCAAGCTGGATCCTGTGGCCCGGGGTCACCTTTTTCAGGAGGTGCGATGCATGAAGATGGTGCAGCACCCCAACGTTGTGCGTCTCTATGAGGTCATCGATACCGCCACAAAGCTCTACCTCATCTTAGAGCTAGGAGATGGAGGAGACATGTACGACTGCATCATGAAGCACGATGGAGGTCTCAGTGAAGAA GTGGCAAAGTGTTACTTCGCTCAAATTGTCCATGCCATTTCCTACTGTCACCGGCTGCACGTGGTGCACAGGGACCTGAAGCCCGAAAACGTGGTGTTCTTCGAGAAGCAGGGGATCGTTAAGCTCACAGACTTTGGCTTCAGCAATCGGTTTCAGCCCGGGAAAAAACTCAACACCTCCTGCGGCTCCCTGGCCTACTCTGCTCCTGAAATACTGCTAGGGGACGAGTACGACGCTCCAGCTGTCG atATCTGGAGTCTGGGGGTGATCCTATTCATGCTGGTGTGCGGTCAGCCCCCCTTCCAGGAAGCTAACGACAGCGAGACGCTCACTATGATCATGGACTGTAAATACACTGTGCCTCCACATATCTCCAATGCATGCAGAGA TCTTATTAGACATATGCTGCAGAGGGACCCCAAGAAACGAGCAACGCTTGAGGAGATCCAAGCCCACGAATGGCTTCAAGGTGTGGACCCCTCCCCGGCCACCAAGCTGTCCACTCCTCTGGTGTCCCATCGCAGCTTGTCGGAGGAGGAGCATGGCTCCATCATCCAGCGCATGGTGCTGGGCGGCATCGCAGACAGAGAAAGCATAACTGA GGCTCTGGAGTCAAATCAGTACAACCACATCACGGCTACCTACTTCCTGTTGGCCGAGAGGATGCTGAGGGAGAGGCAGGAGAAGGAGCAACACAGCCAGACACGATCACCCAGCCCGAGCAAGGCCCAGTTCAG GCAGTCCTGGCCCACCAGAGTGGATGTTCACCAGGACGTTAGCAATGGCTTGGGAGGTCCTGCTATCTCCCACCCTGGGGGGCCACAGTCCCCTGCCCGAAGCGCAGAGAGCCTCCACAAAGGCCCCAGGCCTAAAACAGCTCTACTGGATGTCAGCCAGCGGCAGGAGAGCCACACTCCATCTTCCAACAACCAGCAGCAGCCAGCACGACAGAACCAGGAGAGGGGGCTCAGGCCTTTGGCAAAGCCCCACTCCAACCCCCTCAGGCTGAGCTCTCTGGCTTCTGTGGGCCCCTCTAAACCCCGGAGTCCAAGTCTTTTCAGCGtggaagaggatgaggaagaagacGGAGTGGAAGACAAGTGCTTGCCCCCCTCCACACTGCCTGCTCAGGTGGTGCTTCGCTGCAAAGCGTCTTCCTCATCATCTGTGGCTTCTGGTAATCGTCTGACATCACGCATGAGCGCACCAGTTCTGAACCAGATCCACGAGGAAGAcaaggaggatgaggaagacgATGAAAGACGAGAGTTGCATGGACTCGGCCCGCCCAAACCCAGTCTTAGTCTCAATCTAAACTCTAGAATACCATCCCCGACAACACTCATCTCATCACCTAAAACTGTAACGGCACCTGTGGCTGTTTTTACTCCCAGCTCAGAGACTAGTGATGATGATACAGAAAGTCTCCACAGACCAGATGCTGATGGACAGGCAAATGAGAGAGAAGGGCAGaaagaggatggagagaaaagGGGGGAAGGGCAGGGCAGTCCCTCTAACTGCGCCAGTCCTGGATCAGGCTCAGGCCAAGGTAAGGGAACAGCCAAAGCTGCCAGTGGCctggtggagagcctaaagctGATGAGCCTGTGTCTGAGCTCTCAGTTCCACAACCTGACgggtggaggtgggggaggtGGTGGTGGCAGCGGCGGAGGTGTTGGGCTGGACAATCAAGACCATCCCATGTGGAGGATGTGCATGGGTGGCTCCACTGGTAGCCTGGATAAAGTCTCACTCTTAGGTGGGCCTTCACCTAGGGGCAACCTTTACCACCAGCCCCCGCTGGCTGACCCACTGGCTGACCCACTGCTGGATGGCCCCTGCTCGGGCACACTGAGGCTGGGAGAGCTGGACCTGGCCAGAGAAAACCACAGGAACATGAAGAACCGCGTGTTGCAGATGCCACTGAGTGAAAAGACTCTGTCTGTCAACATCCATCGGAGCCCCAAGGAAGGTCTGCTCTGCACCCCAACCCCACACAGCTGCTGCCAGGTCATTTAA